The Benincasa hispida cultivar B227 chromosome 9, ASM972705v1, whole genome shotgun sequence genome has a segment encoding these proteins:
- the LOC120084547 gene encoding queuine tRNA-ribosyltransferase catalytic subunit 1-like, with translation MALRFEIMGRFNRARAAQLTLPHFICQTPLFMPVGTQGTIKGLTTQQLEEIGCQIILGNTYHLALRPTSELIDELGGLHKFMNWPRAMLTDSGGFQMVSLLHLADITEKGVTFQSPVDGKPMLLTPEESIQIQNRIGADIIMALDDVVKTTITGPRIEEAMYRTLRWIDRCIAAHKRPHEQNLFGIVQGGLDPVLRNICVRGLVDRNLPGYAIGGLAGGEDKDSFWRVVAQCTASLPEDKPRYVMGVGYPLDIVVCSALGADMYDCVYPTRTARFGTALIPEGVLKLKHQAMADDTRPIDPTCDCMVCRNYTRAYIHCLVTKDAMGSQLLSFHNLYYMMKLSRDLHSSIVQGQFPEFVRKFLQRMFPRGDVPQWVCNAMEVAGIDISSCCAPLSSSVD, from the exons ATGGCGCTACGTTTTGAG ATTATGGGAAGATTTAATCGTGCTCGTGCTGCACAACTAACTCTCCCCCACTTCATCTGCCAAACACCTCTGTTTATGCCCGTGGGAACACAAG GGACAATTAAAGGGTTGACCACTCAGCAGCTTGAAGAGATTGGTTGCCAAATTATACTTGGAAATACATATCATTTAGCACTTCGTCCCACTTCCGAGCTTATTGATGAACTGGGAGGTCTCCACAAGTTTATGAACTGGCCCAGAGCAATGCTTACTGATTCTGGCGGGTTTCAAATG GTTTCATTGTTACATTTAGCTGACATCACTGAAAAAGGTGTAACATTTCAG TCTCCAGTTGATGGGAAGCCAATGCTTTTGACTCCTGAGGAATCAATTCAAATTCAA AACAGAATAGGAGCAGATATTATTATGGCTCTTGATGATGTAGTAAAAACAACCATTACAGGTCCAAGAATTGAGGAGGCCATGTACCGTACTCTTCGTTGGATAGACAGATGTATAGCAG CACACAAGAGACCTCATGAGCAGAATTTATTTGGTATTGTGCAAGGTGGTTTGGATCCAGTCCTAAG GAACATATGCGTTAGAGGCTTGGTTGACCGAAATTTACCAGG GTATGCAATTGGCGGTCTGGCAGGTGGTGAAGATAAAGATTCATTTTGGCGTGTTGTTGCCCAATGCACTGCTTCACTGCCTGAGGACAAACCTAGATATGTTATG GGTGTGGGCTATCCACTGGACATTGTTGTATGTAGTGCTTTAGGTGCCGACATGTATGACTGTGTTTATCCAACTCGTACTGCTCGTTTTGGCACAGCGCTCATACCTGAG GGAGTTTTAAAACTAAAACACCAAGCAATGGCTGACGATACCCGTCCCATTGATCCTACATGTGATTGCATG GTCTGCAGGAACTATACTAGGGCCTACATCCATTGTCTTGTGACAAAAGATGCTATGGGTTCTCAGCTACTCTCATTTCACAATTTATATTACATGATGAAG CTTAGCAGAGATTTACATTCTTCGATTGTTCAGGGGCAATTCCCAGA GTTCGTTCGCAAGTTCTTGCAGAGAATG TTCCCTCGTGGCGATGTGCCGCAATGGGTCTGCAATGCTATGGAGGTTGCCGGTATCGACATCTCCTCCTGTTGTGCTCCTTTGTCTTCATCCGTTGATTAA